The following are from one region of the Sphingomonas sp. J315 genome:
- the dnaN gene encoding DNA polymerase III subunit beta, with protein sequence MKATIERATLLRGLSHVQSVVERRNTIPILSNVLIEASLDGSLRLMATDLDLQIDETVPAAVDQAGAITVPAHTLFDIARKLPEGSQVELTAAEGKIKVNAGRAKFELGTLPRDDFPVIAEGELPTVFELPAETLKQIIDKTRFAISTEETRYYLNGIFLHVADDMLKAAATDGHRLARVTVPRPEGAEAMPDVIVPRKCVAELRKLLDEVDGSVGVSLSGSKIRFDLGAAILTSKLIDGTFPDYSRVIPTGNDKILKIDPRSFMQGVDRVSTIATEKTRAVKMALDRDRITLSVTSPDNGTAAEDVPGEYAAQPFEIGFNSRYLMDILGQIESDLVEVHLADAAAPTLIRENDKSPALYVLMPMRV encoded by the coding sequence ATGAAAGCGACGATCGAACGCGCCACGCTCCTCAGGGGCCTCAGCCACGTCCAATCGGTGGTCGAGCGGCGCAATACCATTCCGATCCTATCCAACGTGCTGATCGAGGCATCGCTCGACGGATCGCTCCGCCTGATGGCGACCGATCTCGACCTGCAGATCGACGAAACGGTTCCTGCCGCGGTGGATCAGGCCGGCGCAATCACCGTCCCCGCGCACACTTTGTTCGACATCGCGCGCAAGCTGCCCGAAGGGTCGCAGGTCGAACTCACCGCAGCGGAGGGCAAGATCAAGGTCAATGCCGGCCGCGCCAAGTTCGAACTCGGCACGCTGCCGCGCGACGATTTCCCGGTGATCGCGGAGGGCGAATTGCCCACCGTGTTCGAGCTGCCGGCCGAAACGCTCAAGCAGATCATCGACAAGACCCGATTCGCGATCTCGACCGAAGAGACGCGCTACTATCTCAACGGCATCTTCCTCCACGTCGCCGACGACATGCTGAAGGCCGCCGCGACCGACGGCCACCGTCTCGCCCGCGTCACCGTGCCGCGCCCCGAGGGGGCCGAGGCGATGCCCGACGTGATCGTGCCGCGTAAGTGCGTGGCCGAGCTGCGCAAGCTGCTCGACGAAGTCGACGGGTCGGTCGGCGTGTCGCTGTCGGGATCGAAGATCCGCTTCGACCTGGGCGCCGCGATCCTGACGTCGAAGCTGATCGACGGCACCTTCCCCGATTACAGCCGCGTCATCCCGACCGGAAACGACAAGATTCTCAAGATCGACCCGCGCAGCTTCATGCAGGGCGTCGATCGCGTCTCGACCATCGCGACGGAAAAGACCCGCGCGGTGAAGATGGCGCTCGACCGCGACCGGATTACTTTGTCGGTGACCAGCCCCGACAACGGCACCGCGGCCGAAGACGTCCCCGGCGAATATGCAGCCCAGCCGTTCGAGATCGGCTTCAACTCACGCTATCTGATGGACATTCTCGGCCAAATCGAGAGCGACCTGGTCGAAGTCCACCTCGCCGACGCCGCCGCGCCGACGCTGATCCGCGAGAATGACAAGTCGCCCGCGCTCTATGTGCTGATGCCGATGCGGGTGTAA
- a CDS encoding outer membrane protein gives MRYAIAAALAASTMIAAPALAQDSTDPTFTGFRVGVVGGYDIIRPGSTEDSDIDGDDQNVDGFLYGVELGYDIGVGGAVVGVEAELSDPTGKVEARSTDPNFFGFGEVGTGRDIYVGLRAGVLASPSTLIYAKGGYTNARLNVLATDGTTELRENFELDGWRIGAGVEKAIGTNTYAKLEYRYSNYSKANFEYDNGAITEDFDIDTDRHQVAVGVGFRF, from the coding sequence ATGCGTTACGCAATCGCCGCCGCACTGGCCGCATCGACCATGATCGCGGCTCCGGCTCTCGCCCAGGACAGCACCGACCCGACCTTCACCGGCTTCCGCGTCGGCGTCGTCGGCGGCTATGACATCATCCGTCCGGGCAGCACCGAGGACAGCGATATCGATGGCGACGACCAGAATGTCGACGGCTTCCTCTATGGCGTCGAGCTGGGCTACGACATCGGCGTCGGCGGCGCAGTGGTCGGCGTCGAGGCGGAGCTGTCCGATCCGACCGGTAAGGTCGAGGCGCGGTCGACCGACCCCAATTTCTTCGGCTTTGGCGAAGTCGGCACCGGTCGGGATATCTATGTCGGCCTGCGCGCCGGCGTCCTCGCCTCGCCGAGCACGCTGATCTATGCCAAGGGCGGTTACACCAATGCACGGCTGAACGTACTCGCCACCGACGGCACGACCGAGCTGCGCGAGAATTTCGAGCTGGACGGCTGGCGGATCGGTGCTGGCGTCGAGAAGGCGATCGGGACCAACACCTATGCCAAGCTCGAATATCGCTATTCCAACTATTCGAAGGCGAATTTCGAATATGACAATGGCGCGATCACCGAGGATTTCGACATCGATACCGATCGGCATCAGGTCGCGGTGGGCGTTGGCTTCCGTTTCTGA
- a CDS encoding histidine phosphatase family protein: MRKGRDFIARHGETVFNAARRLQGDYPHTPLTRAGFAQADEMGRALAGLLGAAPALTLWASNTGRALQTLAVMAEHLELDWHAARQDARLTEIGMGCWGGRYYDELVAGDLPVLAATGLLYPAPDGESYSEIAARVSAWLGDTDEDPGDRLIVMHGISSRVLRGVMTGQGAHPEFATPIAPGLPQGSVVMIERGVETVVHLGTGRAPA; this comes from the coding sequence ATGCGCAAGGGACGCGATTTTATTGCACGGCACGGCGAGACGGTGTTCAACGCGGCGCGGCGGTTGCAGGGCGATTACCCGCACACCCCGCTGACCCGCGCCGGATTCGCGCAGGCGGACGAGATGGGCCGCGCACTCGCCGGTCTGCTCGGGGCCGCGCCGGCGCTGACATTATGGGCGTCGAACACTGGGCGCGCGCTTCAGACGCTGGCTGTGATGGCCGAGCATCTCGAGCTCGACTGGCACGCGGCGCGGCAGGATGCACGGCTGACCGAGATCGGCATGGGGTGCTGGGGTGGACGCTATTATGACGAACTGGTTGCGGGCGATCTGCCAGTCCTCGCCGCGACCGGGCTGCTCTACCCCGCCCCCGATGGCGAGAGCTATTCCGAGATTGCGGCGCGCGTTTCGGCCTGGCTCGGCGACACGGATGAAGATCCCGGTGATCGCCTGATCGTCATGCACGGCATTTCCAGCCGGGTGCTGCGCGGGGTGATGACGGGGCAGGGCGCGCACCCTGAATTCGCGACCCCGATAGCGCCGGGCCTGCCGCAAGGTTCGGTGGTGATGATCGAGCGCGGAGTGGAGACGGTCGTGCATCTGGGCACCGGGCGAGCGCCGGCATGA
- a CDS encoding DUF4168 domain-containing protein, protein MTHLTRWALAASALIASPAIAQTAAPAAPPTQTETATPAPVTDAEIKMFAKAALAADAVTKDVSIPAADKTAKMTEAVTAAGLETARFNQIATLAQSDPTVKEKVQAEIIAVRDGQQTGAPAPTPSPTPGQQQ, encoded by the coding sequence TTGACCCATTTGACCCGCTGGGCGCTGGCCGCGTCCGCTTTGATCGCCTCGCCTGCCATCGCCCAGACCGCCGCGCCCGCAGCTCCGCCTACCCAGACCGAAACGGCGACCCCCGCCCCGGTCACCGACGCCGAGATCAAGATGTTCGCCAAGGCTGCGCTCGCCGCCGATGCCGTCACCAAGGATGTGTCGATTCCCGCCGCCGACAAGACCGCCAAAATGACTGAGGCGGTGACCGCTGCAGGACTTGAAACGGCGCGGTTCAACCAGATCGCTACGCTCGCCCAGAGCGACCCGACGGTGAAGGAGAAGGTCCAGGCCGAGATCATCGCCGTGCGCGACGGGCAGCAGACAGGCGCTCCGGCACCGACGCCAAGCCCGACGCCAGGCCAGCAGCAATAA
- a CDS encoding PhzF family phenazine biosynthesis protein: MMKLDLVDVFGADGNTGNPLAVVHDAAAMDADAMLALTRWLGFSETTFLIPATDPGADYQVRIFYPAGELPFAGHPTLGTCHAWLEAGGVPRDPALIVQQCGAGLVPIARDGEMLSFRAPPLIRSGRLSDTERAEAARLANVPAEAIVDAVHANNGPGWQLLRLRTAADVLAVDPPARAPVGTDIGLVGPHPDGSDIAFELRAFFTDGNGRLVEDPVTGSLNAATAQYLFEAGLAQGSYTAAQGRMTGCDGRVAARINADGHVWIGGRTATVARGASLA, from the coding sequence ATGATGAAGCTCGATCTGGTCGACGTATTCGGGGCGGACGGAAACACCGGCAACCCGCTGGCGGTCGTGCACGACGCCGCGGCGATGGACGCCGATGCGATGCTTGCCCTGACCCGCTGGCTGGGCTTTTCGGAAACGACCTTCCTGATCCCCGCCACCGATCCGGGCGCGGATTATCAGGTCCGCATCTTCTACCCCGCGGGCGAACTGCCCTTTGCCGGACATCCCACGCTTGGCACCTGCCATGCCTGGCTTGAGGCAGGCGGCGTACCGCGCGATCCGGCGCTGATCGTCCAGCAATGCGGCGCGGGGCTGGTCCCGATCGCGCGCGACGGCGAAATGCTATCCTTCCGCGCCCCGCCGCTGATCCGGTCCGGTCGGCTCAGCGACACCGAGCGCGCCGAGGCCGCACGGCTCGCCAATGTGCCAGCCGAGGCGATCGTCGATGCGGTTCACGCGAATAACGGGCCCGGCTGGCAGCTGTTGCGGCTGCGCACGGCGGCGGATGTGCTCGCGGTCGATCCGCCCGCGCGCGCGCCGGTCGGCACCGATATCGGGCTGGTCGGCCCGCATCCCGACGGTAGCGACATCGCGTTCGAGCTGCGCGCCTTCTTCACCGACGGCAATGGCCGACTGGTCGAGGATCCAGTGACCGGCAGCCTCAACGCAGCGACCGCGCAATATCTGTTCGAAGCCGGGTTGGCGCAGGGCAGCTATACCGCCGCGCAGGGCCGAATGACCGGATGTGATGGGCGAGTCGCGGCACGGATCAATGCCGACGGCCATGTCTGGATCGGCGGACGCACCGCGACCGTTGCCCGGGGCGCATCCTTAGCCTAG
- a CDS encoding sulfite exporter TauE/SafE family protein — protein sequence MANATSNVALLPGAATSAWGFRDELGPVAGLSVLLLATITFTAGLAGSLLLVLTPSDTFDVVIPWLLLFAFVVMAFGRRAADWLHARVTIGRRTLIGAQGLLGIYGGYFGGGVGLMTTAIYGLLANIEPRGLFAIRTLMLAVANLAAAFVFIGFAMVEWRACLPMLAGSILGGFGGAAIGKRMSPGVVRGWTLLVTAATTVIFFVRAYG from the coding sequence ATCGCCAATGCCACTTCCAACGTCGCGCTGCTGCCCGGCGCCGCGACCAGCGCATGGGGGTTTCGCGACGAGCTGGGGCCAGTAGCCGGGCTATCGGTGCTGCTGCTCGCCACCATCACCTTCACCGCCGGGCTGGCGGGCAGCCTGTTGCTGGTGCTGACGCCGAGTGACACGTTCGATGTAGTCATCCCCTGGTTGTTGCTGTTCGCGTTCGTCGTGATGGCGTTCGGGCGACGCGCGGCGGACTGGCTGCACGCGCGGGTGACGATCGGGCGGCGGACGCTGATCGGGGCGCAGGGGCTGCTCGGCATTTATGGCGGCTATTTCGGTGGCGGAGTGGGGCTGATGACCACCGCGATCTACGGGCTGCTCGCGAATATCGAGCCGCGCGGGCTGTTCGCGATCCGCACCTTGATGCTCGCGGTCGCCAACCTCGCCGCCGCGTTCGTGTTCATCGGCTTCGCGATGGTCGAGTGGCGCGCGTGTCTGCCGATGCTGGCCGGTTCGATCCTGGGCGGGTTCGGCGGCGCGGCGATCGGCAAGCGGATGTCGCCGGGCGTCGTGCGCGGTTGGACGTTGCTGGTGACGGCGGCGACGACGGTGATATTCTTCGTCCGTGCCTATGGATGA
- a CDS encoding cytochrome b/b6 domain-containing protein codes for MDDPSSTVIRRHALATRIWHWVTAISVIILLGSGLMILNAHGQLYWGEYGANFDRPWFKLIWFFDTARVPGWLTIPSTYNLALARRWHLFFALVLGFALLAYMIVSLLNRHFQRDLRIRWSDLSRGHLRADLKAHWALRFHDPENPRAYNIFQKASYAAVIFVLLPLVIFTGLAMSPGMNAAWPWLLDVFGGRQSARSIHFIVAMLLALFIIVHLTLVILAGPVNEVRSMLTGKWRVPPEDAP; via the coding sequence ATGGATGATCCTTCCTCGACGGTGATTCGTCGCCACGCGCTGGCAACGCGGATCTGGCACTGGGTCACCGCAATCAGCGTGATCATCCTGCTGGGCAGCGGGCTGATGATCCTCAACGCGCACGGTCAGCTTTATTGGGGCGAATATGGCGCGAATTTCGACCGGCCCTGGTTCAAGCTGATCTGGTTCTTCGACACCGCGCGGGTGCCGGGATGGTTGACGATCCCCTCGACCTACAATCTTGCGCTGGCGCGGCGCTGGCACCTGTTCTTTGCGCTGGTGCTGGGGTTCGCGTTGCTGGCGTACATGATCGTCAGCCTGCTCAACCGGCATTTCCAGCGCGATCTGCGCATCCGGTGGAGCGATCTGTCGCGCGGGCACCTGCGCGCCGATCTCAAGGCGCATTGGGCGTTGCGTTTCCACGATCCGGAAAATCCCCGCGCGTACAATATCTTCCAGAAGGCGAGCTATGCGGCGGTGATCTTCGTCCTGCTCCCGCTAGTCATCTTCACCGGACTTGCCATGTCGCCGGGGATGAATGCGGCCTGGCCCTGGCTACTCGATGTCTTTGGCGGGCGACAGAGTGCGCGGTCGATCCATTTCATCGTCGCGATGCTGTTGGCGCTGTTCATCATCGTCCACCTGACGCTGGTGATCCTCGCCGGGCCGGTGAACGAGGTGCGATCGATGCTCACCGGCAAGTGGCGCGTGCCGCCGGAGGATGCGCCATGA
- a CDS encoding cyclopropane-fatty-acyl-phospholipid synthase family protein yields the protein MALIDHFFTRAVKRGELTVIHADGSARSFGAPDADLAPVTIRFTHPSVGRHILTDPALGAAESFMDGQLVIERGDILALLRLMTANNRWEDKTGNLTPGAFRRAFDNVRFRLDRVNMARRSKRNVAHHYDLSARLYDLFLDADRQYSMAYFTDPANSLEQAQLDKKAHIAAKLAIQPGMSVLDIGCGWGGMALYLHEKTGAEVLGVTLSEEQLKVARAGAEAAGVAGKVRFELIDYRHVTGQFDRIVSVGMFEHVGPAHYRTFFAKCRELLTPDGVMLLHTIGRAGGPGVTDAFTAKYIFPGGYIPALSEILRGHEELRFFLTDVEVLRLHYGHTLQHWYDRAMAARDQIVALYDERFFAMWTYYLAGSLVSFENGGLVNYQLQYCRSRTALPITRDYMAEEEARLRS from the coding sequence ATGGCGCTGATCGACCATTTCTTCACCCGCGCGGTGAAGCGCGGCGAGCTCACTGTGATCCACGCGGATGGCAGCGCGCGCAGTTTCGGTGCGCCGGATGCTGATCTGGCACCCGTCACGATCCGCTTTACGCATCCATCGGTGGGTCGTCATATTCTGACCGATCCGGCGCTGGGAGCTGCCGAAAGCTTCATGGACGGGCAGCTGGTGATCGAGCGAGGCGACATCCTCGCCTTGCTGCGCCTGATGACCGCGAACAACCGGTGGGAGGACAAGACCGGCAACTTGACGCCCGGCGCGTTCAGGCGCGCGTTCGACAATGTCCGTTTCCGGCTCGACCGGGTGAACATGGCGCGGCGGTCGAAGCGCAATGTCGCACATCATTACGACCTGTCGGCACGGCTATACGACCTGTTCCTCGACGCCGACCGGCAATATTCGATGGCCTATTTCACCGATCCGGCGAACAGCCTGGAACAGGCGCAGCTGGACAAGAAGGCGCATATCGCGGCCAAATTGGCGATCCAGCCGGGCATGTCGGTGCTCGACATCGGCTGCGGCTGGGGCGGGATGGCGCTCTACCTGCACGAAAAGACCGGGGCGGAGGTGCTGGGGGTCACGCTGAGCGAGGAGCAGCTCAAAGTCGCGCGCGCGGGGGCGGAGGCGGCGGGGGTGGCGGGCAAGGTGCGGTTCGAGCTGATCGACTATCGCCACGTCACCGGGCAATTCGATCGGATCGTGTCGGTCGGCATGTTCGAACATGTCGGCCCGGCGCATTATCGCACCTTCTTCGCCAAATGCCGCGAGCTGCTGACGCCCGACGGGGTGATGCTGCTCCACACGATCGGACGCGCGGGTGGGCCGGGGGTGACCGATGCGTTCACCGCCAAGTATATCTTCCCCGGCGGCTATATCCCGGCGCTGTCGGAAATCCTGCGCGGGCATGAGGAATTGCGCTTTTTCCTGACCGATGTGGAGGTGCTGCGCCTGCATTACGGCCATACGCTTCAGCATTGGTACGACCGCGCAATGGCCGCGCGCGACCAGATCGTCGCGCTGTACGACGAGCGCTTCTTCGCGATGTGGACCTATTATCTCGCCGGGTCGCTGGTCAGCTTCGAGAATGGCGGGCTGGTCAATTACCAGCTGCAATATTGCCGTTCGCGCACCGCGCTGCCGATCACCCGGGACTATATGGCAGAGGAGGAAGCGCGGCTGCGCAGCTGA
- a CDS encoding EF-hand domain-containing protein, with translation MNVALALLAFQAQPMGVAPGPLPRAEAERRAAERFADLDLNEDGSIERDEVRARFDFEGSAEATYAAARQSKKASAPRAPVSSPRTDWAKADAWFAAVDKDGDGKVTRAELGTYLGADVEQIGVQ, from the coding sequence ATGAACGTCGCCCTCGCCCTGCTCGCGTTTCAGGCACAGCCGATGGGCGTCGCCCCCGGCCCGTTGCCCAGAGCCGAAGCCGAGCGCCGCGCCGCCGAGCGCTTCGCCGATCTGGACCTCAACGAAGACGGGTCGATCGAGCGCGACGAAGTGCGCGCGCGCTTCGATTTCGAGGGGAGCGCGGAGGCGACCTATGCCGCAGCGCGCCAGTCGAAGAAGGCGAGCGCACCGCGCGCGCCGGTCAGCTCGCCGCGTACCGATTGGGCAAAGGCCGATGCGTGGTTCGCTGCGGTCGACAAGGATGGCGACGGCAAGGTGACACGTGCGGAACTCGGCACCTATCTCGGCGCAGACGTCGAGCAGATCGGCGTCCAGTAA